In Tribolium castaneum strain GA2 chromosome 4, icTriCast1.1, whole genome shotgun sequence, one DNA window encodes the following:
- the DNAlig3 gene encoding DNA ligase 3 gives MSDELVEKPFLVEVAKQGRAVCKKCKQKCAQGELRIAKLVANPFGEGKMKNWHHVNCLFEVFLKQRPTTKRIDDPVEDIDGWVLLDDEQKSDILKRVEECNSFFETKHGVKPSPKKTPQEAKPSTSSKDSSGPVIQFDPSHKDNQFREFRRVVADISNVSSYLEKTSIVSKMFTKGSDGTGFKGDIVLWCRLLLPGFVKRIYNLQSKQLVKLFSKIFHCDQDAMLEHLEQGDVSETIQVFYERSKSFKPVKKSTLTLQQVDEFLQDLTNLTKEEEQTAHLKTFASKCTANDLKIVIRLIKHDLRMNAGAKHILDGVHPDAYQAFQSSRDIKAVIDRCLKDKGTKARIELMTPVLPMLAEACKSVEQAMKKCPNGMYSEIKYDGERVQVHKQGSEFKYFSRSLKPVLPHKVAHFKNYIPQAFPHGTDLILDSEILMIDTQTGKPLPFGTLGIHKKSEFKDASVCLFVFDCIYYNGDVLTDKPISFRKKILKENMTEIPNHIVFSEMEEIHDPNDLTQMIAKVLKLGLEGLVLKDITSVYEPGKRHWLKVKKDYLFGGAMADSADLIVLGAWYGTGKKGGIMSIFLMGCYDEANDRFCTVSKVSTGHDDKTLEKLQTELDMVKISSDPAKVPDWLHCTKTMVPDFVARDPKKQPVWEITGAEFTKHEVHTADGISIRFPRVTKIRDDKCWQSATSLKELKVLFAKSKEHTDVSLLLQGTAESSPKKQKTLESFVKKRGSEDPQSSNSKKVKKEPKTVKIINPLPDYFHNIKVVLEDKVREKQWDLIRYFIAYGGQICKHGESENATHMIHLNSMVPEIDQCNPDVKHVTVDWIKNCVVNESVCDYRPFVVRWKPS, from the coding sequence ATGTCAGATGAGCTTGTTGAAAAGCCTTTTCTGGTGGAAGTCGCAAAGCAGGGGCGTgctgtttgtaaaaaatgcaagCAGAAGTGTGCCCAGGGCGAGTTGCGCATTGCCAAATTGGTTGCCAACCCCTTTGGAgaaggaaaaatgaaaaactggCATCATGTCAATTGCCTTTTCGAAGTTTTCTTGAAGCAGAGACCCACAACTAAACGAATTGATGACCCTGTTGAGGATATCGACGGCTGGGTGTTGCTAGATGACGAGCAAAAGAGCGATATTTTGAAGCGTGTCGAggaatgtaacagtttttttgaaactaaACATGGGGTTAAGCCTAGTCCGAAGAAAACGCCTCAGGAGGCAAAACCCAGTACTAGTAGTAAAGACAGTTCGGGTCCAGTTATCCAGTTTGATCCGTCACACAAGGACAATCAATTTCGGGAATTCCGGAGAGTTGTGGCCGATATTAGCAACGTCAGTAGTTATCTTGAAAAGACAAGTATTGTGAGTAAAATGTTCACAAAAGGGAGCGACGGGACGGGCTTTAAGGGCGATATCGTCCTTTGGTGCCGCTTGCTCCTCCCTGGTTTCGTCAAACGCATCTACAACCTCCAAAGCAAACAGTTGGTTAAGTTATTTAGCAAGATTTTCCATTGCGATCAAGACGCAATGTTGGAGCATTTGGAACAGGGGGATGTCAGTGAGACGATTCAGGTCTTCTACGAGAGGAGTAAATCGTTTAAACCGGTCAAGAAAAGTACCCTAACCCTCCAACAAGTGGATGAGTTCCTTCAAGACCTCACTAACTTGACCAAAGAAGAGGAACAAACAGCACATTTGAAAACTTTTGCGTCCAAATGCACCGCAAATGACCTAAAAATCGTCATTCGATTGATCAAACACGATCTTCGGATGAACGCAGGGGCGAAACATATTCTGGATGGGGTACATCCTGACGCTTATCAAGCCTTCCAGTCTTCGAGGGATATCAAGGCTGTTATTGATCGTTGCTTGAAAGACAAGGGCACCAAAGCCAGAATCGAGCTAATGACCCCGGTACTACCCATGCTTGCGGAAGCCTGCAAATCGGTGGAGCAAGCCATGAAGAAGTGCCCCAACGGAATGTACTCCGAGATTAAATACGACGGTGAGAGGGTACAAGTGCACAAACAAGGCTCCGAATTTAAGTACTTTTCGAGGAGTTTAAAGCCGGTATTGCCACACAAAGTCGcacattttaaaaactatatcCCTCAGGCGTTTCCGCACGGAACGGATTTGATCCTTGATAGTGAAATCCTAATGATTGATACACAAACTGGTAAGCCGCTCCCGTTTGGTACTTTGGGGATCCACAAAAAATCCGAGTTTAAAGACGCCAGTGTGTGTCTTTTTGTCTTCGATTGTATTTACTACAATGGGGATGTCCTCACCGATAAACCCATCTCGTTCAGGAAGAAGATCCTGAAAGAGAATATGACGGAAATCCCCAACCATATAGTCTTCTCAGAGATGGAGGAAATCCACGATCCGAACGATTTGACTCAAATGATCGCCAAAGTGCTCAAGCTCGGGCTTGAGGGCTTGGTGCTCAAAGACATAACGAGTGTTTATGAGCCGGGCAAGCGACATTGGCTCAAAGTCAAAAAGGATTACCTTTTTGGGGGCGCGATGGCCGACAGTGCCGATTTAATAGTCCTAGGTGCGTGGTACGGTACTGGGAAAAAAGGGGGCATCATGTCGATTTTCCTAATGGGTTGCTACGACGAAGCCAATGATCGGTTTTGCACCGTGTCAAAGGTGTCAACCGGACACGATGATAAAACCCTCGAGAAGTTGCAAACAGAGCTTGATATGGTCAAAATCAGCTCGGATCCAGCCAAGGTACCCGATTGGTTGCATTGTACCAAAACAATGGTTCCCGATTTCGTGGCACGGGACCCGAAAAAACAACCCGTTTGGGAGATAACCGGAGCGGAATTCACCAAACACGAGGTGCATACGGCTGATGGTATCTCGATAAGGTTCCCTCGGGTTACGAAAATAAGGGACGATAAGTGTTGGCAGTCAGCAACTTCGCTCAAAGAACTCAAAGTATTGTTTGCCAAATCGAAGGAACATACCGATGTTAGTTTACTTCTACAAGGGACGGCTGAATCTTCGCCTAAGAAACAGAAAACTTTGGAAagctttgtcaaaaaaagGGGTTCAGAGGATCCGCAATCGTCAAACTCTAAGAAAGTTAAAAAGGAACcgaaaactgtaaaaataataaatccacTACCGGACTATTTTCACAATATTAAGGTAGTGTTGGAAGACAAAGTGAGAGAAAAACAGTGGGATTTGATTAGGTACTTTATTGCGTACGGTGGCCAAATTTGTAAACATGGAGAATCGGAAAATGCCACTCATATGATACATTTGAACAGTATGGTACCTGAAATTGATCAGTGTAACCCGGACGTTAAACATGTTACCGTTGATTGGATTAAAAACTGTGTGGTTAATGAAAGTGTGTGTGATTATAGACCGTTTGTTGTACGCTGGAAGCccagttaa